In Bacillota bacterium, the following are encoded in one genomic region:
- the rsxA gene encoding electron transport complex subunit RsxA gives MKFLAILIGGILVNNLVLARFLGLCPFFGVSRQVETATGMSMAVIFVMTLASFITWLVQNLVLVPLQLEYLQTAAFILVIAALVQFVETVLRKTTPNLYTALGIYLPLITTNCAVLGVALLSVQQQYGLVEAVLNGLAGGMGWSLAILLFAGIRERLALADIPPAMRGFPIAFISAGLMAISFFGFQGLFKDLFLR, from the coding sequence ATGAAGTTCCTGGCCATCCTGATCGGCGGCATCCTGGTCAACAACTTGGTCCTGGCCCGTTTCCTGGGCCTGTGCCCCTTTTTCGGGGTATCCCGTCAGGTGGAGACCGCTACAGGGATGAGCATGGCCGTCATCTTCGTCATGACCCTGGCATCCTTCATCACCTGGCTGGTGCAGAATCTGGTTCTGGTGCCCCTGCAGCTGGAGTACCTGCAGACGGCCGCTTTCATCCTGGTGATCGCCGCCCTGGTGCAGTTCGTGGAGACCGTGTTGCGCAAGACCACCCCCAACCTGTACACCGCCCTGGGCATCTACCTGCCCCTTATCACCACCAACTGCGCCGTGCTGGGGGTGGCCCTCCTCAGCGTGCAGCAACAGTACGGGTTGGTCGAGGCGGTACTCAACGGCCTGGCCGGAGGCATGGGGTGGTCTCTGGCCATCCTGCTGTTCGCCGGCATCCGGGAGCGCCTGGCCCTCGCCGACATTCCCCCCGCCATGCGCGGTTTTCCCATCGCCTTCATCTCTGCTGGCCTGATGGCCATCTCGTTCTTCGGATTCCAGGGCCTGTTCAAGGACCTCTTTCTCCGCTAG
- a CDS encoding electron transport complex subunit E: protein MPVLRDFWNGIIKENPVFGLVLGLCPTLAVTTAMENGLWMGLAVIFVLTCSNAIISLLAPVIPSRVRIPCFIVVIATFVTLVDMTMHAFIPAMYQILGIFIPLIVVNCIILGRAEAFASRKPLLNSIADGLGMGVGFTGALMLIGGIREVLGTGALTLFGHRILYLGPGYPAALSFILPPGAFLTMGLLLGAFNALGSYRASRARSKRRAGLVDRPTATAGTPAAARGKSAPTPQKAADTEGGGEA, encoded by the coding sequence ATACCCGTGCTGCGCGACTTCTGGAACGGCATCATCAAGGAGAACCCGGTCTTCGGCCTGGTCCTGGGGCTGTGCCCCACCCTGGCGGTGACCACGGCCATGGAGAACGGGCTGTGGATGGGACTGGCGGTCATATTCGTCCTCACCTGCTCCAACGCCATCATCTCGCTCCTGGCACCGGTAATCCCATCGCGGGTCAGGATCCCCTGCTTCATCGTGGTGATCGCCACCTTCGTGACCCTGGTGGACATGACCATGCACGCCTTCATCCCGGCCATGTACCAGATCCTGGGGATTTTCATTCCCCTGATCGTGGTCAACTGCATCATTTTGGGGCGAGCGGAGGCATTCGCCTCCCGCAAGCCCCTCCTGAACTCCATCGCCGACGGCCTGGGGATGGGAGTGGGATTTACGGGCGCCCTCATGCTCATCGGGGGAATCCGCGAGGTGCTGGGCACCGGTGCCCTCACCCTGTTCGGCCACCGCATCCTGTACCTGGGACCGGGGTACCCGGCCGCCCTCTCCTTCATCCTCCCCCCGGGGGCGTTCCTCACCATGGGCCTCTTGCTGGGCGCATTCAACGCCCTGGGAAGCTACCGGGCCAGCCGGGCCCGCAGCAAACGCCGTGCCGGCCTGGTTGATCGCCCCACGGCCACCGCTGGCACACCTGCGGCTGCCCGGGGCAAATCAGCGCCCACCCCTCAAAAAGCTGCTGATACGGAAGGGGGTGGTGAGGCATGA
- a CDS encoding RnfABCDGE type electron transport complex subunit G, whose product MRDIVRIAVVVMLIAGVSGGALAYAHSVTAPAIERALRQAKEQALAQVLPGADRFEDRTEGYRQLMGNPRFRAVHEVWEGLSGSDPVGTVVVVAPTGYGGPITCLVGIGRDGKITGIQVLSAPGETPGLGSRVKEPAFLGQFTGQAGRLAVDTISGATISSRAVVDGVQAALDLLAEKGH is encoded by the coding sequence GTGCGGGACATAGTGCGCATCGCCGTGGTCGTCATGCTCATCGCTGGAGTCAGCGGGGGAGCTCTGGCGTACGCCCACAGTGTGACCGCTCCCGCCATCGAGCGGGCCCTGCGCCAGGCCAAGGAACAAGCCCTGGCTCAGGTCCTGCCGGGGGCAGACCGCTTCGAAGACCGCACGGAGGGTTACCGCCAACTCATGGGGAACCCCCGGTTCCGCGCGGTGCACGAAGTTTGGGAAGGCCTGTCCGGCAGCGATCCAGTGGGGACGGTCGTGGTGGTAGCCCCGACAGGATACGGGGGACCCATCACCTGCCTGGTGGGCATCGGACGGGACGGCAAGATCACCGGGATCCAGGTACTGTCTGCTCCGGGGGAAACCCCGGGGCTGGGTTCCCGGGTGAAAGAACCTGCCTTCCTGGGACAGTTCACCGGCCAGGCGGGACGGCTAGCCGTGGACACCATATCGGGGGCCACCATCAGTTCCCGGGCGGTGGTCGACGGCGTGCAGGCCGCCCTGGATCTGCTGGCCGAAAAGGGCCACTAG
- a CDS encoding RnfABCDGE type electron transport complex subunit D, producing MKLVVSSSPHVVSPESVPFLMRQVVFALLPALAAAAYFFGPYAVFLVVVSTGTAVACEAVWQKITGRPVSVHDWSAVITGILLAYNLPPRAPWWLAVVGSAFAIIVAKQLFGGLGHNFINPALAGRAFLLASWPAAMTSWVTPFDARTTATPLPLLIPKGQELAGVAAPSYWDLFAGAVPGCLGETSALALLAGGLYLVWRRVIDWRIPAWYLGTAAVLGWILGGPRGLFGGDPLYHLLAGGLILGAFFMATDWVTTPVTRRGRVIFAVGCGILTVLIRVYGGYPEGVSYSILLMNLATPLIDRYTVPRQFGAPARPPRAPAARPPQTGHGHAHHAPAREGR from the coding sequence ATGAAGCTGGTGGTCAGTTCTTCGCCGCACGTGGTTTCGCCCGAGTCGGTCCCCTTCCTCATGCGGCAGGTGGTATTTGCCCTGCTTCCGGCCCTCGCGGCCGCCGCCTATTTCTTCGGTCCTTACGCGGTGTTCCTCGTGGTCGTGTCCACCGGCACCGCCGTAGCCTGCGAGGCCGTCTGGCAGAAGATCACCGGGCGACCCGTTTCCGTGCACGACTGGTCGGCAGTGATCACCGGGATCCTCCTGGCGTACAACCTGCCGCCGCGCGCCCCCTGGTGGCTGGCGGTGGTAGGATCGGCGTTCGCCATCATCGTGGCCAAGCAGCTCTTCGGCGGCCTGGGCCACAACTTCATTAACCCCGCCCTGGCGGGGAGAGCTTTCCTGCTCGCCTCCTGGCCCGCAGCCATGACCTCATGGGTCACCCCCTTCGACGCCCGCACCACCGCCACCCCCCTGCCCCTGCTCATCCCCAAGGGGCAGGAACTGGCGGGCGTGGCGGCGCCCAGCTATTGGGACCTGTTCGCCGGTGCCGTCCCCGGCTGCCTGGGGGAGACGTCGGCCCTGGCCCTGCTGGCGGGTGGGCTGTACCTCGTCTGGCGTCGGGTGATCGACTGGAGGATCCCGGCCTGGTACCTGGGCACGGCCGCCGTCCTGGGGTGGATCCTGGGGGGACCACGGGGCCTGTTCGGGGGAGACCCCCTCTACCACCTGCTGGCCGGGGGCCTCATACTGGGCGCCTTCTTCATGGCCACGGACTGGGTCACCACCCCGGTTACCCGCCGGGGCCGGGTAATATTCGCCGTGGGATGCGGCATCCTGACCGTCCTGATCCGGGTGTACGGCGGGTACCCGGAGGGGGTATCGTACTCCATCCTGCTCATGAACCTGGCCACCCCCCTGATTGACCGCTACACCGTGCCCCGCCAGTTCGGCGCCCCTGCCCGCCCACCCAGGGCCCCGGCTGCTCGACCACCTCAAACTGGTCACGGACACGCCCACCATGCTCCGGCCCGGGAAGGGAGGTAG
- the rsxC gene encoding electron transport complex subunit RsxC, with product MTARTFTGGIHPAYQKLTAHTPIRDLPPPPQAVIPLHQHTGAPCHPLVQKGDTVLLGQKLGDTEAPVAAPVHASLPGKVVAVEPRPHPAGRDVPAVVVEWDGSDATVDVQPHPDPDDLDPAKIAAIIREGGLVGLGGAAFPTAVKVRPPEGTVIDTYILNGAECEPFLTADHRLMVENPEQIVLGLRALMRAAGAPRAIVAIEDNKPDALEAMAGATRGMPGVSVEAVHTKYPQGSEKHLIKALLGREVPSGGLPFHVGVIVSNVGTAAAAGELFATGMPLVRRVVTVTGRVKEPANLRVPIGTPFSALVEAAGGFDGEPLKVVAGGPMMGVAQYTLDAPVVKGTSGVLVLGPEDRIPEPTSCVRCGRCVESCPMRLLPLYLEAYYRAGMIDQTETLHAMDCIECGCCSWVCPARRPLVQSIRMAKMEIAARRRRAAS from the coding sequence GTGACAGCCAGAACGTTTACGGGCGGGATCCACCCCGCCTACCAGAAACTCACGGCCCACACTCCCATCCGCGACCTGCCCCCACCCCCGCAAGCGGTGATCCCGCTACACCAGCACACCGGGGCACCATGCCATCCTCTGGTTCAGAAGGGAGACACCGTCCTGCTGGGGCAGAAACTGGGGGACACGGAGGCTCCCGTAGCCGCTCCCGTCCACGCCTCCCTGCCCGGGAAAGTGGTGGCGGTGGAACCGCGTCCCCATCCCGCGGGACGGGACGTGCCCGCCGTGGTGGTGGAGTGGGACGGCTCAGACGCCACCGTGGACGTCCAGCCCCACCCCGATCCAGACGACCTGGACCCGGCCAAAATCGCCGCAATCATCCGCGAAGGTGGCCTGGTGGGCCTGGGAGGAGCCGCATTCCCCACCGCGGTGAAAGTGCGGCCCCCGGAGGGTACCGTCATCGACACTTACATTCTGAACGGGGCAGAGTGCGAGCCGTTTCTCACCGCCGACCATCGCCTGATGGTGGAAAACCCCGAGCAGATCGTGCTCGGCTTGCGCGCCCTCATGAGGGCAGCCGGGGCGCCTCGTGCCATCGTAGCCATCGAGGACAACAAACCCGACGCCCTGGAGGCCATGGCCGGGGCCACCAGGGGGATGCCAGGGGTCAGCGTGGAAGCGGTCCACACCAAGTACCCCCAGGGGTCGGAAAAGCACCTCATCAAGGCCCTGCTGGGGCGGGAAGTGCCTTCGGGGGGGCTGCCGTTCCACGTGGGAGTAATCGTGTCCAACGTGGGCACCGCCGCCGCGGCGGGTGAGCTTTTCGCCACCGGCATGCCCCTGGTGCGCCGGGTGGTCACCGTCACAGGCAGGGTGAAGGAGCCGGCCAACCTGAGGGTGCCCATCGGGACGCCCTTTTCCGCCCTGGTGGAAGCCGCCGGAGGGTTCGACGGCGAGCCCCTCAAGGTGGTGGCAGGGGGACCCATGATGGGAGTGGCCCAGTACACCCTGGACGCGCCCGTGGTCAAGGGCACCTCCGGGGTGCTGGTGCTGGGGCCGGAGGACCGCATCCCCGAGCCCACTTCTTGCGTGCGGTGCGGCCGTTGCGTGGAAAGCTGTCCCATGCGCCTTCTCCCGCTCTACCTGGAGGCCTACTATCGGGCAGGGATGATCGATCAGACCGAGACCCTGCACGCCATGGACTGCATCGAGTGCGGCTGCTGCAGTTGGGTATGCCCGGCCCGGCGGCCGCTGGTGCAATCCATCAGGATGGCCAAGATGGAGATCGCCGCCCGCCGGAGGAGGGCCGCCTCATGA
- a CDS encoding SoxR reducing system RseC family protein, with protein MQSAVVLEPGPLATVMITRSTTCRHCGMCHSGARPHMVRAVDLVGARQGQQVLIEFSERTFLLAALLSFGVPLAGLLVGILAGGAAGGLAGLAGAYVVLHLLDRKLLRFARPVIVAICPHTGGTQ; from the coding sequence GTGCAATCGGCAGTAGTGCTGGAACCCGGGCCCCTGGCCACGGTGATGATTACCCGCTCGACCACGTGTCGCCATTGCGGGATGTGCCACTCCGGCGCACGGCCGCACATGGTCCGGGCAGTTGACCTGGTGGGGGCCCGGCAAGGGCAGCAGGTGCTGATCGAGTTTTCGGAGCGCACCTTCCTCCTGGCCGCCCTGCTATCCTTCGGCGTGCCCCTGGCCGGGCTGCTGGTTGGCATCCTCGCCGGGGGAGCCGCAGGGGGTCTGGCCGGGCTGGCAGGTGCCTACGTCGTCCTTCACCTGCTGGACCGCAAGCTGCTGCGGTTCGCCCGGCCGGTCATCGTTGCCATTTGCCCGCATACAGGAGGGACGCAGTGA
- a CDS encoding NAD-dependent epimerase/dehydratase family protein codes for MVTGGAGFIGSHLVDALLAEGHLVAVVDDLSTGRRENLASGVVFYEADIRDAARLGEAFASFRPQIVYHLAAQTSVRRSTGDPAGDGSTNVVGSINLLEAAVRDGVEKVIYASSGGAIYGEPDYLPVREDHPVRPLSPYGLSKYVVELYLRLYRDLHGLRYTVLRYPNVYGPRQDPYGEAGVVAIFSRALLGGERPVIFGDGCQTRDYVYVSDVVEASLLCLERGDDGVYNLGWGREVSVVELLARLQEVLGTKVEPRHDPPRPGEVRRICLDASRAKEDLGWQPATPLVEGLRLTAGWVAAAG; via the coding sequence ATGGTGACGGGGGGAGCCGGATTCATCGGTTCCCACCTGGTGGATGCCCTCCTGGCGGAGGGTCACCTGGTGGCGGTGGTGGACGATCTGTCGACAGGTCGCCGGGAAAACCTGGCCAGCGGCGTGGTTTTCTATGAGGCGGACATCCGCGATGCCGCCCGCCTGGGGGAAGCCTTTGCCTCGTTCCGGCCTCAGATCGTGTATCACCTGGCCGCCCAGACCAGCGTGCGGCGGTCGACGGGCGATCCGGCCGGAGACGGTTCCACCAACGTGGTGGGAAGCATCAACCTCCTGGAAGCGGCCGTGCGGGACGGGGTGGAGAAGGTGATATACGCCTCATCGGGGGGCGCGATTTACGGCGAGCCGGATTACCTTCCCGTACGGGAGGATCACCCGGTGCGGCCCCTTTCCCCGTACGGGCTCTCCAAGTACGTGGTGGAACTGTACCTGCGCCTTTACCGGGACCTGCACGGGCTCCGCTACACGGTGCTGCGCTATCCCAACGTTTACGGCCCCCGCCAGGACCCCTACGGCGAGGCGGGCGTGGTGGCCATATTCAGTCGGGCCTTGCTCGGCGGCGAGCGTCCCGTCATATTTGGAGACGGGTGTCAGACCCGTGACTACGTGTATGTGTCCGATGTGGTGGAGGCCAGCCTGCTGTGCCTGGAGCGCGGCGATGATGGCGTATACAACCTGGGGTGGGGCAGGGAAGTCTCGGTGGTGGAACTGCTCGCTCGTTTGCAGGAGGTCCTGGGTACGAAGGTGGAGCCTCGCCACGATCCGCCCCGCCCCGGCGAGGTCCGCCGCATTTGCCTGGACGCCTCGCGGGCAAAAGAAGATCTGGGATGGCAACCGGCTACTCCGCTGGTGGAAGGCCTGCGTCTGACCGCCGGCTGGGTGGCCGCGGCCGGGTAG
- the murJ gene encoding murein biosynthesis integral membrane protein MurJ, translating into MAGSVGSKILGFVRESCLAAVFGASAATDAYLVASTVPNLIVGVVVGALATTFIPIYTRERQRDEAAAARLVGDMFLLMAGVGLLAGAAVVVWARPLCRFLAPEFPAATFDLAASTALYLSPLPVLLGVNALATSLLQSHYRFASPALAGICQNVVLIAAILTLGRWWGITGVAAGLVLGTAAQWVVLAPGMRGIALRAPALPWRNPGVVRALSLALPLLAGGMVGQVAPVVQRVLASGLPEGSLSALNYATLLSGLPTGLTVAALGTVLYPAFSRHTAQGDLDGVRSLLARGINLSVLVMSPVTVGCLILSTPLVRLAFERGAFDAADTAATSVAFWFLAWSMLGVVCSDLWRRAFYALEDTGYPTLVGVLGMVISVVLSFALVGPLAQAGLAAAVTVTNLVTAALLLLRLRWRLGHLGGRQMLDRIAKAGIASGVMGAAVWAADRLSVEWLAARGAPTGAALVEAARLAALVGGAALLYLSILWLLAVPEVRQAAGLGRRTARAVWRRLSLLIGRPFSRG; encoded by the coding sequence GTGGCCGGGAGCGTGGGGAGTAAGATCCTGGGGTTCGTAAGGGAATCGTGCCTGGCCGCCGTGTTCGGTGCCAGTGCCGCTACGGATGCCTACCTGGTTGCTTCCACCGTGCCCAATCTGATCGTGGGGGTGGTGGTGGGTGCCCTCGCCACCACCTTCATCCCCATCTACACGCGGGAAAGGCAACGGGACGAGGCGGCAGCCGCGCGCCTGGTGGGAGATATGTTCCTGCTCATGGCCGGGGTGGGCCTGCTGGCGGGAGCGGCGGTGGTGGTGTGGGCCCGTCCCCTGTGCCGTTTCCTGGCGCCGGAATTCCCTGCCGCCACCTTCGACCTGGCCGCCAGCACCGCCCTGTACCTCTCGCCCCTGCCGGTCTTGCTGGGGGTGAACGCCCTGGCCACCAGCCTGCTGCAATCCCATTACCGGTTCGCCAGCCCCGCGCTGGCCGGCATCTGCCAGAACGTGGTGCTCATAGCGGCCATCCTAACGCTTGGGCGCTGGTGGGGTATCACGGGAGTGGCGGCGGGCCTGGTGCTCGGCACAGCCGCCCAGTGGGTGGTGCTGGCTCCCGGGATGAGAGGGATAGCGCTGCGGGCTCCCGCTTTACCGTGGCGTAACCCGGGGGTGGTGCGCGCCCTTTCCCTCGCTTTACCCCTCCTGGCAGGGGGGATGGTGGGACAGGTGGCCCCCGTCGTGCAGCGCGTCCTGGCGTCGGGGCTCCCCGAGGGAAGCCTCTCGGCCCTCAACTACGCCACCCTGCTCAGCGGTCTTCCCACTGGTCTCACGGTGGCTGCCCTGGGGACGGTGCTCTACCCGGCCTTCTCGCGCCATACCGCCCAGGGGGACCTGGACGGGGTGCGCTCCCTTCTGGCGCGTGGCATCAACCTGTCCGTGCTGGTCATGTCGCCGGTGACGGTGGGTTGCCTGATCCTCAGCACTCCTCTGGTCCGGCTGGCCTTCGAACGGGGGGCCTTTGATGCCGCCGATACCGCCGCCACCTCGGTAGCATTCTGGTTCCTGGCCTGGTCCATGCTGGGGGTGGTGTGCAGCGATCTCTGGCGGCGGGCTTTTTACGCCCTGGAGGACACCGGTTACCCCACTCTGGTGGGCGTCCTGGGGATGGTTATCTCGGTGGTGCTGAGCTTCGCCCTGGTGGGTCCCCTGGCCCAGGCGGGGCTGGCCGCAGCCGTAACCGTTACCAACCTGGTGACCGCGGCGCTGCTCCTCTTGCGGCTCAGGTGGCGTCTCGGCCACCTGGGCGGGAGGCAAATGCTGGACCGGATCGCGAAGGCCGGGATAGCTTCGGGCGTCATGGGGGCGGCGGTCTGGGCGGCCGACCGCCTGAGCGTGGAGTGGCTGGCCGCCCGCGGCGCTCCTACGGGCGCCGCCCTGGTGGAGGCGGCCCGCCTGGCTGCCCTGGTAGGAGGAGCGGCCCTGCTCTACCTGAGCATCCTCTGGTTGCTGGCCGTGCCGGAGGTGCGGCAGGCCGCCGGGCTGGGCCGGCGCACGGCCCGGGCGGTGTGGCGGCGCCTCAGTCTCCTAATTGGCCGGCCCTTCTCTCGCGGCTGA
- a CDS encoding macro domain-containing protein, whose protein sequence is MAREQTQVKVDGTVIRLVEGDITGLEVDAIVNAANNRLWMGGGVAGAIKRRGGAQIEREAVSKGPIPVGDAVVTGAGNLKARYVIHAAVMAQDLVTDGEKIRAATRNALERARELGITSVAFPALGTGVGGFPMEEAARIMLETTREWIQAGGSISEVVFCLYGQQAYSAFAATLGKLFPPVS, encoded by the coding sequence ATGGCGCGCGAACAGACGCAAGTCAAGGTGGACGGAACTGTGATCAGGCTGGTCGAGGGCGACATCACCGGCCTGGAGGTGGACGCCATCGTCAACGCTGCCAACAATCGCCTCTGGATGGGCGGGGGCGTGGCGGGTGCCATCAAACGCAGAGGGGGCGCCCAGATCGAGAGGGAGGCGGTGAGCAAGGGGCCCATCCCCGTGGGAGACGCGGTGGTGACCGGGGCTGGCAACCTCAAGGCCCGCTACGTCATCCACGCCGCCGTAATGGCACAGGATCTGGTGACCGACGGCGAGAAGATCAGGGCGGCCACCCGCAATGCCCTCGAGCGCGCCAGGGAGCTGGGAATCACGAGCGTGGCGTTCCCGGCGCTGGGAACCGGGGTGGGCGGTTTCCCCATGGAGGAAGCGGCTCGCATCATGCTGGAGACCACCCGGGAGTGGATCCAGGCTGGCGGCAGCATCTCAGAGGTCGTTTTCTGCCTGTACGGCCAGCAGGCATATTCCGCCTTCGCAGCCACTCTGGGCAAGCTGTTTCCACCCGTGTCCTGA
- a CDS encoding amidohydrolase family protein, producing the protein MHTVIRAGLLIDGSGREPISPGVLVVEDDRIVAVGRPDEVTYPPDSVLYDAGDRTVMPGLVDSHVHITGSGEASWVDTIKNTIPYTTLRAAVNARATLEAGITAIRDAGAGWGIDVGLKRAINEGLMPGPRMVVSGPGLSITGGHGDPANGWPPEIVFRGREMSVVDSPDEARRAARTHLRDGADCIKLLATGGVLSEGDLPTSRGLTIEEMRAAIEEAHNLGKKTLAHAQGSTGIKNAILAGIDSIEHGCYLTEEIVEMMLARGVFLVPTLSAVHHIVERGTEAGIPPYAVEKARRMQEAHFRSFRMALEAGVKIAMGTDAATPFNYHGENALELELMVRAGMTPMQAIVAATARGAELLGLETGVLEPGRLADVIVVDGNPLQDISCLQDKGRILLVMKGGAVQVNRGLPAGA; encoded by the coding sequence GTGCATACGGTGATCCGGGCCGGGTTACTCATCGACGGGAGCGGTCGCGAACCCATCTCCCCGGGGGTCCTGGTGGTCGAGGACGACCGTATCGTGGCGGTGGGCAGGCCGGATGAGGTGACCTATCCCCCGGACAGCGTACTCTATGACGCCGGGGACAGGACGGTGATGCCCGGCCTCGTAGACAGCCACGTGCACATAACCGGCTCCGGAGAAGCAAGCTGGGTGGACACCATCAAGAATACGATCCCCTATACCACCTTGCGGGCGGCGGTAAACGCCCGCGCCACCCTGGAGGCCGGGATTACCGCCATCCGGGATGCAGGGGCGGGCTGGGGGATCGATGTGGGCCTGAAGCGTGCCATCAACGAGGGGCTGATGCCGGGGCCACGCATGGTGGTGAGCGGGCCCGGCCTCTCCATCACCGGCGGTCACGGTGATCCCGCCAACGGGTGGCCCCCCGAGATCGTGTTCCGGGGACGGGAGATGTCGGTGGTGGATTCCCCGGACGAGGCGCGCCGCGCCGCCCGCACCCACCTGCGGGACGGCGCCGATTGCATCAAGCTGCTAGCCACCGGCGGGGTACTGTCGGAGGGGGACCTGCCCACCAGCCGGGGGCTGACCATAGAGGAGATGCGCGCTGCCATCGAGGAAGCACACAACCTGGGTAAGAAGACCCTCGCCCATGCCCAGGGCAGCACGGGGATCAAGAACGCCATTTTGGCCGGGATCGATTCCATCGAACATGGCTGCTACCTCACGGAAGAGATCGTCGAGATGATGCTGGCCCGCGGCGTTTTCCTGGTGCCCACCCTCTCCGCCGTCCATCACATCGTGGAGCGAGGGACGGAGGCCGGCATACCGCCCTACGCGGTCGAGAAGGCCCGGCGCATGCAGGAGGCCCACTTCCGCAGCTTCCGCATGGCCCTGGAGGCAGGCGTCAAGATCGCCATGGGGACGGACGCCGCCACTCCCTTCAACTACCACGGGGAAAATGCCCTGGAACTGGAACTCATGGTCAGGGCAGGGATGACCCCGATGCAGGCCATCGTGGCCGCCACCGCGCGGGGGGCGGAGCTACTGGGGCTCGAGACCGGCGTACTTGAACCAGGCCGCCTGGCGGACGTGATTGTGGTCGATGGCAATCCTCTGCAGGATATCTCCTGCCTGCAGGACAAGGGACGCATCCTGCTCGTTATGAAAGGCGGTGCGGTACAGGTCAACCGAGGCCTGCCCGCAGGTGCCTGA
- the thiD gene encoding bifunctional hydroxymethylpyrimidine kinase/phosphomethylpyrimidine kinase, with product MALPRVLTIAGSDSGGGAGIQADLKTFSVLGTYGMSVITAVTAQNTLGVQGVHVLPVDMVVMQMESVLSDLGTDGAKTGMLATAEIVTAVAETLSRYGVDKLVVDPVMRSKSGHALLDEHAHRALVEKLLPLATVVTPNAHEAAALSGVDLLGAVADPGQREEAVREVARRIHRLGPRYVVVKGGHLPGRADDLVYDGQRFWMLEAERIATPHTHGTGCTFSAAVAAYLARGLGPEAALRAAKDFITRAIAAAFPVGRGIGPVHHLAGVPRQAGVPGHAGAPRQGGAP from the coding sequence GTGGCGTTGCCGCGTGTCCTCACCATAGCGGGGTCCGATTCGGGGGGCGGGGCCGGCATCCAGGCTGACCTCAAGACCTTTAGCGTCCTGGGTACTTACGGGATGAGCGTGATCACGGCTGTGACGGCCCAGAACACCCTGGGCGTGCAGGGCGTCCACGTGCTGCCTGTCGACATGGTGGTCATGCAGATGGAGTCGGTGCTTTCTGACCTGGGCACCGATGGCGCCAAGACGGGCATGCTCGCCACCGCCGAGATCGTCACCGCCGTGGCGGAAACCCTCTCGCGTTATGGGGTAGACAAGCTGGTGGTCGACCCGGTGATGCGGTCCAAATCCGGGCACGCCCTGCTGGATGAACACGCTCACCGGGCGCTGGTGGAGAAGCTGCTACCCCTCGCCACCGTCGTCACCCCCAATGCCCACGAGGCGGCGGCCCTGTCCGGCGTGGATCTCTTGGGTGCCGTGGCCGATCCCGGGCAGCGGGAGGAAGCGGTCCGGGAAGTGGCCCGGCGCATCCACAGACTGGGTCCCCGTTACGTGGTGGTCAAAGGCGGTCACCTGCCGGGCCGGGCGGACGATCTGGTTTATGACGGGCAGCGCTTCTGGATGCTGGAAGCGGAGCGCATCGCCACGCCGCACACCCACGGCACCGGCTGCACCTTCTCTGCCGCGGTGGCCGCCTACCTGGCGCGGGGCCTGGGCCCCGAGGCTGCCCTGCGGGCGGCCAAGGACTTCATCACCAGGGCCATAGCCGCTGCCTTTCCCGTGGGACGGGGTATCGGCCCCGTCCACCACCTGGCCGGTGTTCCCCGCCAGGCCGGGGTTCCGGGCCACGCCGGCGCCCCCCGCCAGGGTGGTGCCCCCTGA
- the thiE gene encoding thiamine phosphate synthase → MGRDLRRRLLLYVIADRTFAGGRSEEEIVSQAARGGATAIQLRGKELTGRQLYLTGLSLRKLTRQLGLLFIVNDRVDVALAVDADGVHLGQEDLPLEAARRLMGRRKIIGISVDTLAEAVAAQRGGADYLGAGPVFATASKADAGPVMGPEGLRRICTAVRIPVVGIGGVNAHNARQVVNAGAAGVAVISAVVAAPDMAAAASALRQALT, encoded by the coding sequence GTGGGCAGGGATTTGCGCAGACGGCTGCTGCTATATGTGATAGCCGATCGCACCTTTGCAGGCGGGCGCAGCGAAGAGGAAATCGTCTCGCAGGCTGCCCGCGGTGGTGCCACGGCCATCCAGTTGCGGGGCAAGGAACTGACGGGCCGGCAGCTATACCTCACCGGGCTTTCCCTTCGGAAGCTGACGCGCCAGCTAGGCCTCCTGTTCATAGTCAACGACCGCGTGGACGTGGCCCTGGCCGTGGATGCCGATGGCGTGCACCTGGGGCAGGAGGACCTTCCCCTGGAGGCAGCCCGGCGCCTCATGGGGCGGCGCAAGATCATCGGGATATCCGTGGACACCCTTGCCGAGGCCGTGGCGGCCCAGCGGGGAGGGGCCGATTACCTGGGCGCGGGACCGGTCTTCGCTACTGCCAGCAAGGCAGACGCCGGCCCGGTCATGGGGCCGGAGGGGTTGCGCCGGATTTGCACTGCCGTGCGCATCCCCGTGGTGGGGATCGGCGGGGTCAATGCGCACAACGCCCGCCAGGTGGTGAATGCGGGCGCGGCCGGGGTCGCTGTCATCTCGGCGGTGGTAGCTGCCCCCGATATGGCCGCCGCCGCGTCTGCCCTGCGGCAGGCCCTCACATGA